The genomic segment CATTGTGCCCTCGCGGGACCCGGGCGGTCAGGCCGAAAGCCGCCAACCCCGGGGCGCGTGGCAGGGCCGCCTCACGGACCGTGGCAGATTGGCCGGTATGCCGGGCAACAATTCGAGGGCGTCGCTTGTCTCACCGGTCACAGAGGTACAGCGAACTACTGGGGGGTAGTCATGCGACGACTGAGCGGCACACTGGCCGCACTGATACTGGCGGTCGCCGGTCTGGCGGCGGCCACGGCTCCGGCCGCAGGCGCGGCGCCGACGGCTGCGGAGAACTGCTCCGTGACCTGGGGGAGCATGGTCAAGGCCGAGTGGGATTCGGACTACCGGCCGCTGGTGGGCATCAGGAGCGGGCGGCACGACTGCTACGACCGTCTGGTCTTCGACATCGACGGCACGGCCGCCGACCGGATCGGCTACTACGTCCACTACGTCAGCCGGCTGCACCAGGACGGCTCGGGTGACCTGATTCCGGTCAAGGGCGGCGCGATTCTGGAGGTCGTGGCGTTCGCGCCCGCCTACGACCCGGAAACCATGGAGCCGACCCTGCCGGAGACGAAGCTGAAGGTCGACGGGTACCGGACCTTCCGGGACGTCGTGGTCGCCGGCAGCTTCGAGGGCCAGACCCAGGTGGGGCTGGGCGTCCGCGCCCGGCTGCCGTTCCGGGTCTTCCAGACGGGCAACCACCTCGTGGTCGACGTGGCGCACACCTGGTGAACCGGAGCCGGCCCCGCTGCCGCCAGGACACCGGGCAGCGGGACCGGACGCGCGCGGGGGACGGCGCCTGTCCGGCCTCGGCGGAGCCGCTCGCCCGCCGCCGGATCCTCCGCCGGCGGACAAAACTTCGCGAGTATTGGCGTATCGCCTCTTGACTGTGTCAACAAGGCTAAGCTGCACCGCAGTTCATCACATCTGTGGGCGGCATCAGGGGGGCGTACGTCATGACACACCTTCACATCGGGTGGAAGGCACCGCGGAGACAGCGGGCGCACGAGCGGCCGGGGGCGGGACGCCGCGCGGGAACGGCGGAGCGGATAGCCGGCCGGACCGTGACACGCGGGCGATCCGCTGTCCTCGGCGT from the Streptomyces xinghaiensis S187 genome contains:
- a CDS encoding AMIN-like domain-containing (lipo)protein, with amino-acid sequence MRRLSGTLAALILAVAGLAAATAPAAGAAPTAAENCSVTWGSMVKAEWDSDYRPLVGIRSGRHDCYDRLVFDIDGTAADRIGYYVHYVSRLHQDGSGDLIPVKGGAILEVVAFAPAYDPETMEPTLPETKLKVDGYRTFRDVVVAGSFEGQTQVGLGVRARLPFRVFQTGNHLVVDVAHTW